In the genome of Streptomyces racemochromogenes, one region contains:
- a CDS encoding DMT family transporter yields MVATNTTGAAAPHDTAVPPAGNPARRGPSPQARGMAALLVTVAIWAAFALSARGLSASSLLPADAALLRFGVPLLVLAPALWRRRRRIAAVKPGAALKIVCGAGVPFFLAAMHGGSLTSAAFVGSIVPGMVPLFVAALMAARGHGLPKGTQVAGLALIAAGVAALVWRYVVPVDTDVLEGAGTLLVASGLWALYTVGLRDVDLDPAGSIGLLCLPSFAVIGLLVLTGALPTGLAHATGGDIATFLVVQGLGVGLCAGLLYAYAIRSLGAERSSVVGSLSPVAVVLLAVPVLGESPTPAVLIGVPLITAGVVLANRRRTPAGSAPAASAPARPAPRPEVPADA; encoded by the coding sequence TTGGTCGCGACCAACACCACCGGCGCGGCCGCGCCTCACGACACGGCGGTCCCGCCGGCCGGCAACCCCGCCCGGCGCGGACCGTCACCGCAGGCGCGCGGCATGGCCGCGCTGCTGGTGACCGTGGCGATCTGGGCGGCCTTCGCCCTGAGCGCCCGGGGCCTGAGCGCCTCCAGCCTCCTGCCCGCCGACGCGGCCCTGCTGCGTTTCGGCGTCCCGCTGCTCGTCCTGGCGCCGGCCCTGTGGCGGCGCAGGCGCCGCATCGCCGCCGTGAAGCCGGGCGCCGCACTCAAGATCGTCTGTGGGGCGGGGGTGCCGTTCTTCCTCGCCGCCATGCACGGCGGATCCCTGACCTCGGCCGCTTTCGTCGGCTCGATCGTCCCCGGCATGGTCCCGCTGTTCGTCGCCGCGCTGATGGCGGCCCGCGGCCACGGACTGCCGAAGGGCACGCAGGTCGCCGGGCTCGCGCTGATCGCGGCCGGGGTGGCCGCCCTCGTCTGGCGCTACGTCGTCCCCGTCGACACCGACGTCCTGGAGGGCGCCGGCACCCTCCTGGTCGCCAGCGGGCTGTGGGCCCTGTACACGGTCGGGCTGCGGGACGTCGACCTCGACCCCGCCGGGTCGATCGGCCTGCTGTGCCTGCCCTCCTTCGCCGTGATCGGGCTGCTGGTCCTGACCGGGGCGCTCCCGACGGGCCTCGCGCACGCCACGGGCGGCGACATCGCCACGTTCCTCGTGGTGCAGGGCCTGGGGGTCGGGCTGTGCGCCGGCCTGCTCTACGCCTACGCCATCCGCAGCCTCGGCGCCGAGCGCAGCTCCGTCGTCGGCAGCCTCAGCCCCGTCGCCGTCGTCCTCCTCGCCGTCCCCGTCCTCGGCGAGTCCCCGACCCCGGCGGTGCTGATCGGCGTACCGCTGATCACCGCCGGCGTCGTGCTCGCCAACCGCCGCCGCACCCCCGCCGGTTCCGCGCCCGCCGCTTCCGCCCCCGCCCGTCCCGCCCCCCGCCCCGAGGTCCCCGCAGATGCTTGA
- a CDS encoding Lrp/AsnC family transcriptional regulator produces the protein MDAVDLQIIRELQADGRLSNQDLADRVRLSPSPCLRRVRRLEEAGLIRGYTAVVDQVSFGLPITVFVRIRLERHTAEAVALFEEHVAVIEHIQDCYLMAGSSDYLLRVVIEDLEAYESLVRHRIHAIPGIASIESSFAYGSVKQSRTYPRPTPGRGARNP, from the coding sequence GTGGACGCGGTCGACCTGCAGATCATCCGGGAGTTGCAGGCCGACGGCCGGCTCTCCAACCAGGACCTGGCGGACCGGGTCCGCCTCTCGCCCTCCCCGTGCCTGCGGCGGGTCCGCCGGCTGGAGGAGGCGGGGCTGATCCGCGGCTACACGGCCGTCGTGGACCAGGTGTCCTTCGGGCTCCCGATCACCGTCTTCGTGCGCATCCGCCTGGAACGGCACACGGCGGAGGCGGTCGCCCTCTTCGAGGAGCACGTCGCGGTGATCGAGCACATCCAGGACTGCTACCTGATGGCGGGCAGCAGCGACTACCTGCTCCGGGTGGTCATCGAGGACCTGGAGGCGTACGAGTCCCTCGTGCGCCACCGCATCCACGCCATCCCCGGCATCGCGTCGATCGAGTCGAGCTTCGCGTACGGCAGCGTCAAACAGTCCCGCACCTACCCGCGCCCCACCCCGGGGCGCGGGGCGCGGAACCCCTGA
- a CDS encoding type IV secretory system conjugative DNA transfer family protein: MADRGTRSSATATVDDNTLLAAYGAGLVVTVGGAVLLAGPLAALLSGRGWARSGETVPETVIHALAKGPGSVFHPAPPSWLFYTLTALLVLAVGVAAVKAAALLSSRGRTGGAQWGGAKTERKMAAPDAPARRVNRITAGRGLRTGKIVAAQPNISATVFGVPGSSKTTGLVLPNAAEWAGPLVVTTTKAADLDVIHARRRAVGPVWVIAPAGIPGRAGDHWSPVEYCTDAKAADRMASWLAEASSSGDDKRAAPWVDQAKSVLKGILLAARLSGGGLADMRRWISLGKDAVDHVRAVLLAHGHTDVADDYASPWLRLHEDGIGSIQFSLNVLARVFADEEVRETCARSDFTFERWLDERGTICVIASEADADRFAPLISSLIAGAIHAAEALYNSTGTPIDPGVGILVDEAGNMLRYPRLPNILTTGRGMGITLLTVWHDLSQLRESLGTQKANTVLSASGLRMLLPGCGDLETLRYFSGLYGRTEVVKTSHGRSRGEHSTTTQTTETDLAPVHSLQQLPDFTAIAQYTNLPPVKVRMRLTFRDKDLRRLLSGPKPGPEKKAAGLDRP, encoded by the coding sequence GTGGCCGACCGTGGCACCCGGTCCTCGGCGACCGCGACGGTGGACGACAACACCCTGCTGGCCGCGTACGGGGCCGGCCTCGTCGTCACGGTGGGCGGGGCCGTCCTGCTGGCCGGACCGCTCGCCGCCCTGCTGTCGGGGCGCGGCTGGGCCCGCAGCGGGGAAACCGTTCCCGAGACGGTGATCCACGCCCTGGCCAAGGGCCCCGGCTCCGTCTTCCACCCGGCCCCGCCCTCCTGGCTCTTCTACACCCTGACCGCCCTCCTCGTCCTGGCCGTGGGCGTCGCCGCCGTCAAGGCCGCCGCCCTGCTGTCCTCCCGAGGGCGCACGGGCGGCGCCCAGTGGGGCGGAGCGAAGACGGAGCGGAAGATGGCCGCCCCCGACGCCCCCGCCCGGCGCGTCAACCGCATCACCGCCGGACGGGGCCTGCGCACCGGCAAGATCGTCGCCGCGCAGCCCAACATCTCCGCGACGGTGTTCGGCGTACCGGGCTCCTCGAAGACCACCGGCCTGGTCCTGCCGAACGCGGCCGAATGGGCCGGTCCCCTGGTGGTGACCACCACCAAGGCGGCCGACCTGGACGTCATCCACGCGCGCCGCCGCGCCGTCGGGCCGGTCTGGGTCATCGCCCCGGCCGGCATCCCCGGCCGGGCCGGCGACCACTGGTCTCCGGTCGAGTACTGCACCGACGCCAAGGCCGCCGACCGCATGGCCTCCTGGCTCGCCGAGGCCTCCTCCTCGGGCGACGACAAACGGGCGGCCCCCTGGGTCGACCAGGCCAAGAGCGTCCTGAAGGGCATCCTGCTCGCCGCCCGCCTCTCCGGCGGCGGCCTCGCCGACATGCGCCGCTGGATCTCCCTCGGCAAGGACGCGGTCGACCACGTCCGCGCCGTGCTCCTCGCGCACGGCCACACCGACGTCGCCGACGACTACGCCTCCCCCTGGCTGCGCCTGCACGAGGACGGCATCGGCTCCATCCAGTTCAGCCTCAACGTCCTGGCCAGGGTCTTCGCCGACGAGGAGGTCCGGGAGACCTGCGCCCGCTCCGACTTCACCTTCGAGCGGTGGCTCGACGAGCGGGGCACCATCTGCGTCATCGCCTCCGAGGCCGACGCCGACCGCTTCGCCCCGCTCATCAGCTCCCTGATCGCCGGAGCGATCCACGCCGCGGAAGCCCTGTACAACTCCACGGGCACGCCCATCGACCCGGGCGTCGGCATCCTCGTCGACGAGGCCGGCAACATGCTCCGCTACCCCCGCCTGCCCAACATCCTCACCACCGGACGGGGCATGGGCATCACCCTGCTGACCGTCTGGCACGACCTGTCCCAGCTCCGCGAATCCCTCGGAACGCAGAAGGCCAACACCGTCCTGTCCGCCAGCGGCCTGCGCATGCTCCTGCCCGGCTGCGGCGACCTGGAGACCCTGCGCTACTTCTCCGGCCTGTACGGGCGCACCGAGGTCGTGAAGACCAGCCACGGCCGCTCCCGGGGCGAGCACTCCACCACGACCCAGACCACCGAGACCGACCTCGCGCCGGTCCACTCGCTCCAGCAGCTCCCCGACTTCACGGCGATCGCGCAGTACACCAACCTGCCGCCGGTCAAAGTGCGGATGCGGCTGACGTTCCGCGACAAGGACCTCAGGAGGCTCCTGTCCGGACCGAAGCCCGGGCCCGAGAAGAAGGCGGCCGGCCTTGACCGACCCTGA
- a CDS encoding type VI secretion protein yields the protein MALLRRKADDGTLLAETGLREAAGIGAVPAARRPEGPSARELREARFLEDPASVMRVAPKKGWKGPFAGRSASLPRAEVVRATTVNAAGAFPFLHAASLPAVGAYIGHNVLTTAAFSAHPTVWVQRGLVTNPNVMITGIPGSGKSAHVKALAFRLMAFGHKALIAGDVKGEYAAMCRHLGVEPVRLGPGLPGRLNPLDAGPLGADLDRIKDPAVLKGRLTEIHRRRLTLLKALLELQLRRTLEPQEEEALDVAVRDLTGELSGTTSLRTPTLPLVYDKLRDPTDLMARELRIRDGDVQRARESMASIRSALGIMVTGHLGGLFDQETSLGLDWAAPIQSVDISALTPYGDETVAMVLSCVSSWAQSAIDRPGQAPRIVIRDELWRQMRSGGAAMVKKIDADLRLSRATGTIQVLATHRLSDFESVGAAGSEAVAIARDLISSCETRIQLAQDTRPLAFTREAIGLTSAECDLIGSWGAAQRGRALWKVGRGGGSHAVQLILSRTEQHLFETDERMVI from the coding sequence ATGGCGCTGCTCCGCCGCAAGGCAGACGACGGCACCCTGCTGGCCGAGACCGGGCTGCGGGAGGCCGCCGGGATCGGAGCCGTACCCGCGGCCCGGCGCCCCGAGGGGCCCAGCGCCCGCGAGCTGCGCGAGGCCCGGTTCCTGGAGGACCCGGCCTCCGTCATGCGGGTCGCTCCGAAGAAGGGCTGGAAGGGGCCGTTCGCGGGCCGTTCGGCCTCGCTCCCGCGCGCCGAGGTCGTACGGGCCACCACGGTCAACGCGGCCGGGGCCTTCCCGTTCCTGCACGCCGCGAGCCTGCCCGCGGTGGGCGCGTACATCGGGCACAACGTGCTGACCACGGCGGCGTTCTCGGCACACCCCACCGTCTGGGTTCAGCGGGGCCTGGTCACCAACCCGAACGTGATGATCACGGGCATCCCGGGTTCCGGGAAGAGCGCCCACGTCAAGGCGCTCGCCTTCCGCCTGATGGCCTTCGGGCACAAGGCGCTGATCGCGGGGGACGTGAAGGGCGAGTACGCGGCGATGTGCCGGCACCTCGGCGTCGAGCCGGTCCGGCTCGGCCCCGGCCTGCCCGGCCGCCTCAACCCCCTCGACGCGGGCCCGCTGGGCGCCGACCTCGACCGGATCAAGGACCCCGCCGTCCTCAAGGGCCGGCTGACGGAGATCCACCGCCGCCGCCTCACCCTCCTCAAGGCCCTCCTGGAACTCCAGCTACGCCGCACCCTCGAACCGCAGGAGGAGGAAGCACTCGACGTCGCCGTGCGCGACCTGACGGGGGAGCTGTCCGGAACCACGTCGCTGCGTACGCCCACCCTTCCCCTCGTCTACGACAAACTGCGCGACCCCACCGACCTGATGGCCCGTGAACTGCGCATCCGGGACGGGGACGTCCAGCGCGCCCGGGAGTCCATGGCCTCCATCCGCTCGGCGCTCGGCATCATGGTGACGGGCCACCTGGGCGGCCTCTTCGACCAGGAGACCTCCCTCGGCCTGGACTGGGCCGCCCCCATCCAGAGCGTCGACATCAGCGCGCTGACCCCCTACGGCGACGAGACCGTCGCCATGGTCCTGTCCTGCGTCTCCTCCTGGGCCCAGTCGGCGATCGACCGGCCCGGCCAGGCCCCCCGGATCGTCATCCGTGACGAGCTGTGGCGGCAGATGCGCTCGGGAGGCGCCGCCATGGTCAAGAAGATCGACGCCGACCTGCGCCTGTCGCGCGCGACCGGCACGATCCAGGTCCTCGCCACCCACCGCCTGTCCGACTTCGAGTCGGTCGGCGCCGCCGGCTCCGAGGCCGTCGCCATCGCCCGCGACCTGATCTCCAGCTGCGAGACCCGCATCCAGCTCGCCCAGGACACCCGCCCCCTCGCCTTCACGCGCGAGGCGATCGGGCTGACCTCGGCCGAGTGCGACCTGATCGGCTCCTGGGGCGCGGCGCAGCGCGGCCGGGCCCTGTGGAAGGTCGGCCGGGGCGGCGGCTCCCATGCCGTGCAGCTCATCCTCTCCCGCACCGAGCAGCACCTGTTCGAGACCGATGAACGGATGGTGATCTGA
- a CDS encoding SCO6880 family protein, whose amino-acid sequence MAQSHPTYGGWQSERSGWFGHMSGPGFALVATAALLLLLPLNLGSWTAALVCVPVSLLLVGLAFGRVMGLSADEWILLAVRHQIAVATRRNIFHSGALAPRSKETGEQPMDLPGTLARLRILEAPDGLGGRLGISHDPVAATYTAVARVTYPGLALIDTDRQATRVAGWAALLRTYCTEDSPVTRLSVHQRVLPDDGAALASWTARHISADAPEAAVTALTEVMEGAGPSASARETYLSVTLSASRARLAIKGAGGGQVGAAAVLVRELHAMGQALSSASLQVEEWLDPRGVAQTIRTAYDPEAQVMLATRKAAAANPGWEGAAPGVDVELAGPAYAETGMGVYRHDGAWTVSYQVRGWPQSQVYATFLQPLLRPRANARRSLSLVYEPLGPRRARSELARETTKRNAARKLRAKTGRDESEDERRAEMIARRQDAERAAGEGVVRMTAILSVTVTDADELETACAELQADAGAANLELRRMWGTQDVGFAAGALPLGQGLPDRRGAF is encoded by the coding sequence ATGGCGCAGAGTCACCCCACCTACGGGGGCTGGCAGTCGGAGCGTTCCGGCTGGTTCGGGCACATGTCCGGGCCCGGGTTCGCGCTCGTCGCCACCGCGGCCCTGCTGCTGCTCCTGCCCCTCAACCTCGGGAGCTGGACGGCGGCCCTGGTCTGCGTCCCGGTCAGTCTCCTCCTCGTGGGCCTCGCCTTCGGCCGGGTCATGGGCCTGTCCGCCGACGAATGGATCCTCCTCGCAGTAAGGCACCAGATCGCTGTGGCAACCCGACGGAACATCTTCCACAGCGGGGCACTGGCCCCGCGCAGCAAGGAAACGGGCGAGCAGCCCATGGACCTGCCGGGCACCCTGGCCCGGCTGCGGATCCTGGAGGCCCCGGACGGCCTCGGCGGCCGGCTCGGCATCAGCCACGACCCGGTCGCCGCGACGTACACGGCCGTCGCCCGGGTGACCTATCCGGGCCTGGCACTCATCGACACCGACCGGCAGGCCACCCGCGTCGCCGGATGGGCGGCGCTCCTGCGGACGTACTGCACGGAGGACTCGCCCGTCACCCGCCTGAGCGTGCACCAGCGCGTCCTGCCCGACGACGGCGCCGCGCTGGCGTCCTGGACGGCCCGGCACATCAGCGCGGACGCCCCGGAAGCCGCCGTGACCGCGCTCACCGAGGTGATGGAGGGCGCGGGCCCGTCGGCGTCCGCCCGTGAGACGTACCTGTCGGTGACCCTGTCCGCCTCCCGCGCGCGCCTCGCCATCAAGGGGGCCGGCGGCGGCCAGGTGGGCGCGGCCGCCGTCCTCGTACGCGAACTGCACGCGATGGGACAGGCCCTCTCCAGCGCGAGCCTCCAGGTCGAGGAGTGGCTGGACCCCCGCGGGGTCGCCCAGACGATACGCACCGCCTACGACCCCGAGGCCCAGGTGATGCTCGCGACCCGCAAGGCCGCCGCGGCCAATCCGGGATGGGAGGGCGCGGCGCCCGGCGTCGACGTCGAGCTCGCCGGGCCTGCGTACGCCGAGACCGGCATGGGCGTCTACCGGCACGACGGCGCCTGGACGGTTTCCTACCAGGTGCGCGGCTGGCCCCAGTCGCAGGTCTACGCGACCTTCCTCCAGCCGCTGCTGCGCCCCCGGGCCAACGCCCGCCGCAGCCTGTCCCTCGTGTACGAACCGCTGGGCCCCCGCCGGGCGCGCAGCGAACTCGCCCGCGAGACCACCAAGCGCAACGCGGCCCGCAAGCTCCGCGCCAAGACCGGCCGGGACGAGAGCGAGGACGAGCGCCGCGCCGAGATGATCGCGCGCCGCCAGGACGCGGAGCGCGCGGCCGGCGAGGGCGTGGTCCGGATGACGGCGATCCTGTCGGTCACCGTCACCGACGCCGACGAGCTGGAGACCGCGTGCGCGGAGCTCCAGGCCGACGCGGGCGCCGCCAACCTGGAGCTGCGCCGGATGTGGGGCACCCAGGACGTCGGCTTCGCGGCCGGGGCCCTGCCCCTGGGCCAGGGCCTGCCGGACCGGCGGGGGGCGTTCTGA
- a CDS encoding NlpC/P60 family protein encodes MTSKKWIFAAAGGIVATPVAMGVAMVLLVAVIAQDDGGGGGTWPTASSLKIGGKDGVPPQYAQLILDAAARCDQGLPPAVLAAQIWAESTFKPDAISRDPRTGAPIAYGISQFIPDTWAVEGIDGDGDGDKDVMDPKDAIPSQGSMMCKLLRTAKAHPGYNGSPVELALAGYNAGWGRVDEFRGVPPRSFAGGQTYDYVKAIMEKTVQFTEASPGGPVDIPPEYSLPSDTPPQVRTAVSWALKQKDGWYHLGGDCTNAHGQDPDHWCDCSSLMQQAYKAAGIDIPRVTFDQINLPIRVDLNHPKAGDLVFNPGSDGSEASPGHVGMYIGGADPDQGFVLEAPRTGVRTRIVTYNSWRHSTNYMTKVSGVRRVVNW; translated from the coding sequence GTGACGTCGAAGAAGTGGATCTTTGCTGCCGCAGGGGGAATCGTCGCCACACCGGTGGCCATGGGCGTCGCCATGGTGCTGCTCGTGGCGGTCATCGCCCAGGACGACGGCGGCGGCGGGGGCACCTGGCCCACGGCGAGCAGCCTCAAGATCGGCGGGAAGGACGGCGTGCCGCCGCAGTACGCCCAGCTCATCCTCGACGCGGCCGCCCGCTGCGACCAGGGGCTGCCGCCGGCCGTCCTCGCCGCCCAGATCTGGGCCGAGTCCACCTTCAAGCCGGACGCCATATCCCGGGATCCGCGGACCGGCGCGCCGATCGCCTACGGCATCAGCCAGTTCATCCCCGACACCTGGGCCGTCGAAGGGATCGACGGGGACGGCGACGGCGACAAGGACGTCATGGACCCCAAGGACGCGATCCCCTCGCAGGGCTCGATGATGTGCAAACTCCTGCGGACCGCCAAAGCCCACCCCGGCTACAACGGATCGCCCGTCGAGCTGGCCCTCGCCGGCTACAACGCGGGCTGGGGCAGGGTCGACGAGTTCAGGGGCGTACCGCCCCGGTCCTTCGCGGGCGGGCAGACGTACGACTACGTGAAGGCGATCATGGAGAAGACCGTCCAGTTCACGGAGGCGAGCCCCGGCGGGCCGGTGGACATACCCCCCGAGTACTCCCTGCCCTCCGACACCCCTCCCCAGGTCCGCACCGCCGTGTCCTGGGCCCTGAAGCAGAAGGACGGCTGGTACCACCTCGGCGGGGACTGCACGAACGCCCACGGCCAGGACCCCGACCACTGGTGCGACTGCTCCTCCCTCATGCAGCAGGCGTACAAGGCCGCCGGCATCGACATCCCGCGGGTCACCTTCGACCAGATCAACCTGCCGATCCGGGTCGACCTCAACCACCCCAAGGCCGGCGACCTGGTGTTCAACCCCGGCAGCGACGGGAGCGAGGCCTCCCCCGGACACGTCGGCATGTACATCGGCGGGGCCGACCCCGACCAGGGCTTCGTCCTGGAGGCGCCGCGCACCGGGGTCCGCACCCGCATCGTCACGTACAACAGCTGGCGTCACTCCACCAACTACATGACCAAGGTCTCCGGCGTCCGCAGGGTCGTGAACTGGTGA
- a CDS encoding tetratricopeptide repeat protein, with product MTRNLTTAGDAPMDQPELHHPWGIVSPSFWAGAETAPEAPPAVPCGLAAIHAASAAGRHEDALLLAEELDAQLTAAHGEVSLDTIQVREVRGYLTDLAGRAPEALEWYLHALRLRARLHGPDSPDTEAAARRAYSLWRTLPPAGAQDAAPALLAALTEAQGPDSRAARRTRRRSAELAAGA from the coding sequence GTGACCCGGAACCTCACGACCGCGGGGGACGCGCCGATGGACCAGCCCGAACTCCACCACCCCTGGGGCATCGTCAGCCCCTCCTTCTGGGCCGGCGCCGAGACCGCTCCGGAGGCGCCGCCCGCCGTCCCCTGCGGCCTCGCCGCGATCCACGCGGCCTCCGCGGCCGGCCGGCACGAGGACGCGCTGCTCCTCGCCGAGGAGCTGGACGCGCAGCTGACGGCCGCGCACGGCGAGGTCAGCCTCGACACCATCCAGGTGCGCGAGGTCCGGGGCTACCTCACCGATCTGGCCGGCCGCGCGCCCGAAGCGCTGGAGTGGTACCTCCACGCCCTCCGCCTGCGCGCCCGGCTCCACGGCCCCGACTCCCCCGACACCGAGGCCGCCGCCCGCCGCGCCTACAGCCTCTGGCGCACGCTGCCGCCCGCCGGGGCCCAGGACGCCGCCCCGGCCCTGCTGGCCGCCCTCACCGAGGCCCAGGGCCCGGACTCCCGCGCCGCGCGCCGGACCCGCCGCCGCAGCGCCGAGCTGGCGGCCGGCGCCTAG
- a CDS encoding O-acetyl-ADP-ribose deacetylase, which translates to MVRITLVQGDITAEKADAIVNAANSSLLGGGGVDGAIHRRGGPEILAACQDLRRSHYGKGLATGQAVATTAGRLAAGHVIHTVGPVWSREEDRSHLLASCYRESLRVADELGARTVAFPAISTGIYGWPMDDGARIAIQTVRSAPTSVEEVRFVLFDAAAHTAFETALGAA; encoded by the coding sequence ATGGTCCGCATCACCCTCGTCCAGGGCGACATCACGGCCGAGAAGGCCGACGCCATCGTCAACGCCGCCAACTCCTCCCTGCTCGGCGGCGGAGGAGTGGACGGCGCCATCCACCGCCGCGGCGGCCCCGAGATCCTCGCCGCCTGCCAGGACCTGCGCCGCTCCCACTACGGCAAGGGCCTCGCGACCGGCCAGGCGGTCGCCACCACGGCCGGCCGGCTGGCCGCCGGGCACGTCATCCACACCGTCGGCCCGGTCTGGTCGCGCGAGGAGGACCGCTCGCACCTGCTCGCGTCCTGCTACCGCGAGTCCCTGCGCGTGGCCGACGAGCTGGGCGCGCGCACGGTCGCCTTCCCGGCGATCTCCACCGGCATCTACGGCTGGCCCATGGACGACGGCGCCCGCATCGCGATCCAGACCGTCCGGTCCGCCCCCACCTCGGTGGAGGAGGTCCGCTTCGTCCTCTTCGACGCCGCCGCCCATACCGCATTCGAGACCGCCCTGGGCGCGGCCTAG
- a CDS encoding NAD(P)/FAD-dependent oxidoreductase produces the protein MPSILDAVVVGAGPNGLTAAVELARRGHSVAVFEAADVIGGGARTEELTLPGFRHDPCSAVHPLGAGSPVFKTMPLKRYGLEWLHAPLPMAHPFDDGTAAVLSRSVAETAASLGPRDAGAYRRLVEPFLGRWDTLARDFMSLPGTALPRDPLTLARFGLAGLPPSSWLMRRFRDDRARALFAGLVAHVIAPLNGIATGAVGLVFALAAHAGGWPMPRGGSQSVSDALAGYLTDLGGTVHTGFEVKRLDDLPPARAYVFDTSPTALARIARLGRAYDGYRYGAAAFKLDYALDGPVPWTAEAPRRAGTVQIGPGSRDIDAALQLATGGRAPRNPFLITAQPSLVDPGRAPEGKHVFWAYGHVPAGWDGDLTDAVERQLERFAPGFRDLVLARATAGPPQLAARNPNYVGGDIACGAAAGLQLLLRPKITLSPYTTAHPAVFLCSSATPPGPGVHGMSGHNAAKAVWRHLRKAH, from the coding sequence GTGCCGTCGATTCTCGACGCAGTCGTGGTGGGGGCGGGGCCCAACGGTCTGACGGCCGCGGTCGAACTGGCCCGCCGGGGGCACTCGGTGGCCGTCTTCGAGGCCGCCGACGTGATCGGCGGCGGCGCCCGCACCGAGGAGCTGACCCTCCCCGGCTTCCGCCACGACCCCTGCTCCGCGGTGCACCCGCTCGGCGCCGGCTCGCCGGTGTTCAAGACGATGCCGCTGAAGCGGTACGGGCTGGAGTGGCTGCACGCCCCGCTGCCCATGGCGCACCCCTTCGACGACGGCACGGCCGCCGTGCTCTCCCGTTCCGTGGCGGAGACGGCGGCCTCCCTCGGCCCCCGCGACGCGGGCGCGTACCGGCGGCTGGTGGAGCCGTTCCTCGGCCGGTGGGACACCCTCGCCCGGGACTTCATGTCCCTGCCCGGCACCGCCCTGCCCCGCGACCCCCTCACCCTGGCCCGCTTCGGCCTCGCCGGACTCCCGCCCTCCAGCTGGCTGATGCGCCGCTTCCGCGACGACCGCGCCCGCGCCCTGTTCGCCGGGCTCGTCGCGCACGTCATCGCCCCGCTGAACGGGATCGCCACCGGCGCCGTCGGACTGGTCTTCGCGCTCGCCGCGCACGCCGGCGGCTGGCCGATGCCGCGCGGCGGCTCGCAGTCCGTCTCCGACGCCCTCGCCGGCTACCTGACCGACCTCGGCGGGACCGTCCACACCGGCTTCGAGGTCAAGCGGCTCGACGATCTGCCGCCGGCCCGCGCGTACGTCTTCGACACCTCGCCGACCGCGCTGGCCCGGATCGCCCGCCTCGGCCGCGCCTACGACGGCTACCGCTACGGGGCCGCCGCGTTCAAGCTGGACTACGCCCTGGACGGGCCCGTCCCCTGGACCGCCGAGGCCCCCCGTCGGGCCGGCACCGTCCAGATCGGCCCCGGCAGCCGGGACATCGACGCCGCCCTCCAGCTGGCGACGGGCGGCCGCGCCCCCCGCAACCCGTTCCTGATCACCGCCCAGCCCAGCCTGGTCGACCCCGGCCGGGCACCCGAGGGCAAGCACGTCTTCTGGGCGTACGGGCACGTCCCCGCCGGCTGGGACGGCGACCTCACCGACGCCGTCGAACGGCAGCTGGAGCGCTTCGCCCCCGGCTTCCGGGACCTCGTCCTGGCCCGCGCCACGGCCGGCCCGCCGCAGCTCGCCGCCCGCAACCCGAACTACGTCGGCGGGGACATCGCCTGCGGCGCCGCCGCCGGCCTCCAGCTCCTGCTCCGGCCCAAGATCACCCTGTCCCCGTACACCACCGCCCACCCCGCGGTGTTCCTGTGCTCCTCGGCGACCCCGCCGGGCCCGGGCGTCCACGGCATGTCCGGCCACAACGCGGCCAAGGCCGTCTGGCGCCACCTGCGAAAGGCCCACTGA
- a CDS encoding inositol monophosphatase family protein produces the protein MIDEFLAQGLPEVEEAVRKAAAVEIMPRFRQLAEHEVDQKSGPHDLVTVADRKAEEHLTASLTRLLPGSVVVGEEAVHADPNVYAALRGDAPVWIVDPVDGTRQFVNGESGFCTLVALALRGELLASWTFAPALEEMSTAVRGQGAYVNGVRIHSGSPEPGAKLRVATAHPLYTSEEDRRGLARLDVPGIAARPCGSAGLEYLKVARGEMDALAFTWPSAWDHAAGLLLVAEAGGAQSTVEGVPFRVDRDNALPFAVGRDEATAIRVRDLLRGA, from the coding sequence ATGATCGATGAGTTCCTGGCCCAAGGCCTGCCCGAGGTGGAAGAAGCCGTCCGCAAGGCCGCGGCGGTCGAGATCATGCCGCGGTTCCGGCAGCTCGCCGAGCACGAGGTGGACCAGAAGAGCGGCCCGCACGACCTCGTGACCGTCGCCGACCGGAAGGCCGAGGAACACCTCACCGCCTCCCTGACCCGGCTGCTGCCCGGCTCCGTCGTCGTCGGCGAGGAAGCCGTGCACGCCGACCCCAACGTCTACGCGGCACTGCGCGGCGACGCCCCCGTGTGGATCGTCGACCCGGTCGACGGCACCCGGCAGTTCGTCAACGGCGAATCCGGCTTCTGCACCCTGGTGGCGCTCGCCCTGCGCGGCGAGCTCCTCGCCTCCTGGACCTTCGCCCCGGCCCTGGAGGAGATGTCCACCGCCGTGCGCGGGCAGGGCGCGTACGTCAACGGCGTCCGCATCCACAGCGGTTCGCCCGAGCCGGGGGCAAAGCTGCGCGTGGCGACCGCCCACCCCCTGTACACCTCCGAGGAGGACCGGCGCGGCCTCGCCCGGCTCGACGTGCCCGGCATCGCCGCCCGGCCGTGCGGCTCGGCGGGTCTGGAGTACCTGAAGGTGGCGCGCGGCGAGATGGACGCGCTGGCCTTCACCTGGCCCTCTGCCTGGGACCACGCGGCCGGGCTGCTGCTGGTCGCCGAGGCGGGCGGCGCGCAGAGCACCGTCGAGGGCGTCCCCTTCCGCGTGGACCGGGACAACGCCCTCCCGTTCGCCGTCGGCCGCGACGAGGCCACCGCGATCCGCGTCCGCGACCTGCTCCGGGGCGCGTGA